One genomic window of Cupriavidus sp. P-10 includes the following:
- a CDS encoding FadR/GntR family transcriptional regulator yields MEAAFEKIRTVPAYRVLAEAMIERILDGRLREGDPLPTEAKLCEMFGVNRSTVREGIRVLEEANLVRREHAKKMVVTRPSEAEVGKQLERALVLHEIVFDELWQAMSVLEPPMARLAAARATPEALERLDDNLRRTELALKAGESLVELDIEFHGIVAGMSGNRALVLAREPLSRLFYPAFAAVMTRVPVAGKRLLEAHKTIVAAIRAGDEDGAEAWMEKHVQDFRRGYQAAKLDLQSPVASPHRAAARAE; encoded by the coding sequence TTGGAAGCCGCATTCGAAAAGATCCGCACCGTCCCGGCCTACCGGGTGCTAGCCGAGGCCATGATCGAACGCATCCTCGACGGCCGCCTGCGCGAAGGCGATCCGCTGCCGACTGAAGCGAAGTTGTGCGAGATGTTCGGCGTCAACCGGTCCACGGTGCGCGAAGGCATCCGCGTGCTGGAGGAAGCCAACCTGGTGCGCCGCGAGCATGCCAAGAAAATGGTCGTGACGCGGCCCTCAGAAGCCGAGGTCGGCAAGCAACTGGAGCGCGCACTGGTGCTGCACGAGATCGTCTTCGACGAGCTATGGCAGGCCATGTCGGTGCTGGAGCCGCCGATGGCACGCCTGGCCGCGGCGCGCGCGACGCCCGAAGCGCTGGAGCGGCTCGACGACAACCTGCGCAGGACCGAGCTCGCGTTGAAGGCAGGCGAGAGCCTGGTGGAACTGGATATCGAGTTCCACGGCATCGTCGCCGGCATGAGCGGCAATCGCGCGCTGGTGCTGGCCCGCGAACCGCTCAGCCGGCTTTTCTATCCGGCATTCGCCGCCGTGATGACGCGCGTGCCAGTGGCGGGCAAGCGGCTGCTGGAGGCGCATAAGACCATCGTTGCCGCGATCCGCGCCGGCGATGAGGATGGCGCCGAAGCCTGGATGGAGAAACACGTGCAGGATTTCCGGCGCGGCTACCAGGCCGCCAAGCTCGACCTGCAGTCGCCGGTGGCTTCTCCGCACCGCGCGGCGGCGCGCGCGGAGTGA
- a CDS encoding acyl-CoA dehydrogenase family protein: MDFTLPEPLQALRQRTAAFIRDEILPLEADAGRGAHGPTEALRVALNDRARKAELLAPHVGEQWGGLGLSHLGRAVVFEEAGYSLLGPLALHCAAPDEGNMHLLEAVATPAQKARWLRPLAAAEIRSCFCMTEPHPGAGSDPELLQTTAQRDGDGYVIHGHKWLITGADGAGFAIVMARVPGEGGGPTMFLTDMRVPGIRIGRIIDSIDQSFAGGHAEVFFEGCRVGPDQVLGEVGQGLRYAQVRLAPARLTHCMRWLGAARRAHDIATAHARERHAFGKPIGEHEGVGFMLADNEIDMHLCRLSIWHTAWLLDQGLHARHESSMAKVFCAEAIFRVADRCMQILGGLGVTRDTVVEQIFREARAFRIYDGPSEVHRWAIARRVLRTEGV, translated from the coding sequence ATGGATTTCACCTTACCCGAGCCGCTGCAGGCGCTGCGCCAGCGCACCGCGGCGTTTATCCGCGACGAGATCCTGCCGCTTGAGGCGGATGCCGGCCGCGGCGCGCATGGCCCCACCGAGGCGCTGCGCGTGGCACTCAACGACCGCGCGCGGAAGGCGGAGCTGCTGGCGCCTCACGTTGGCGAGCAATGGGGCGGCCTGGGGCTGTCGCATCTCGGCCGCGCGGTCGTGTTCGAGGAAGCCGGCTATTCGCTGCTCGGGCCGCTGGCGCTGCATTGCGCCGCACCCGACGAAGGCAATATGCACCTGCTGGAAGCCGTGGCCACGCCCGCACAGAAGGCGCGCTGGCTGCGCCCGCTGGCGGCAGCGGAGATCCGCTCCTGCTTCTGCATGACGGAGCCGCATCCCGGCGCCGGTTCCGATCCCGAGCTGCTGCAAACCACGGCCCAGCGCGACGGCGATGGCTACGTGATCCATGGCCACAAATGGCTGATCACCGGTGCCGATGGTGCTGGCTTTGCCATCGTGATGGCACGCGTGCCTGGCGAGGGCGGCGGGCCGACCATGTTCCTGACCGACATGCGCGTTCCGGGCATCCGCATCGGCCGCATCATCGACAGCATCGACCAGAGCTTTGCCGGCGGGCATGCCGAGGTGTTCTTTGAGGGTTGCCGCGTAGGACCCGACCAGGTGCTCGGCGAAGTCGGCCAGGGCCTGCGCTATGCGCAGGTACGGCTGGCGCCCGCGCGCCTCACGCACTGCATGCGCTGGCTCGGCGCCGCACGCCGCGCGCACGACATCGCCACCGCGCATGCACGTGAACGGCACGCGTTCGGCAAGCCGATTGGCGAGCATGAAGGCGTCGGCTTCATGCTCGCCGACAACGAGATCGACATGCACCTATGCCGCTTGTCGATCTGGCATACGGCGTGGCTGCTCGACCAGGGGCTGCATGCGCGGCACGAGTCCAGCATGGCCAAGGTGTTCTGCGCCGAGGCGATCTTCCGCGTGGCGGACCGCTGCATGCAAATACTGGGCGGGCTGGGCGTGACGCGCGACACGGTGGTCGAGCAGATCTTCCGCGAGGCGCGCGCGTTCCGCATCTACGACGGCCCATCCGAAGTTCATCGCTGGGCCATTGCGCGCCGCGTGCTGCGTACGGAGGGGGTGTGA
- a CDS encoding SDR family NAD(P)-dependent oxidoreductase, translated as MTNYATLFDLRGKVAVVTGGGRGIGRAIAQALAAHGAAVAVCGRTAGKLADVTDTIASHGGQALAVTADVAIDDDIRRLRDAVLDRFGQIDILVNNAGIDPHYASMERTTASEWHQILDVNLTGVYRCCRELGAAMLPRREGAIINISSIAGHIGLKRQVPYVASKGGVEQLTKALAHDWAEQGIRVNAIAYGFVHTDLTAGVVTHPHIGAKLLSRIPMGRFGSLADVPGAAVFLASPAAAYVTGHSLLVDGGWTAT; from the coding sequence ATGACCAACTATGCAACGCTGTTCGACCTGCGCGGCAAGGTTGCCGTGGTGACCGGCGGCGGCCGCGGCATCGGCCGCGCGATCGCGCAAGCACTCGCGGCACACGGCGCCGCCGTGGCGGTTTGCGGTCGCACCGCCGGCAAGCTGGCCGACGTGACCGACACCATCGCCAGCCACGGCGGCCAGGCGCTGGCGGTCACCGCCGACGTGGCCATCGACGACGACATCCGGCGCCTGCGCGACGCCGTGCTCGACCGCTTCGGGCAGATCGACATCCTCGTCAACAATGCCGGCATCGATCCGCACTATGCTTCGATGGAGCGCACCACCGCGTCGGAATGGCACCAGATCCTGGATGTCAACCTGACTGGCGTCTATCGCTGCTGCCGGGAGTTGGGCGCCGCCATGCTGCCGCGCCGCGAGGGCGCGATCATCAATATCAGTTCCATCGCCGGGCATATCGGGCTGAAGCGGCAGGTGCCTTATGTGGCTTCCAAGGGCGGCGTGGAGCAACTGACCAAGGCGCTGGCCCACGACTGGGCCGAGCAAGGCATCCGCGTCAACGCCATAGCCTACGGCTTCGTGCATACCGACCTGACCGCTGGTGTGGTCACGCATCCGCATATCGGCGCGAAGCTGCTGTCGCGGATCCCGATGGGCCGGTTCGGCAGCCTGGCCGACGTGCCGGGTGCCGCGGTGTTCCTGGCGTCGCCCGCCGCCGCGTACGTCACCGGCCACAGCCTGCTGGTGGACGGCGGCTGGACCGCCACCTGA
- a CDS encoding CaiB/BaiF CoA transferase family protein: MTSALEGLKILDLTRLLPGAFCTQLLADYGADVLKIEQPGQGDYNRQFAPIHKQESGSFLLLNRNKRSLTLDLKAPEGKEVFLRLAREADVVVEGFRPGVMERLGLHYDVLAADNPRLVYCAISGYGQDGPRAQAAGHDLNYMALTGALQLFGTPETGPMVPGLSIADVGGGSLMAAVGILTALAARGASGRGQFVDIAMTDGLVSWLCYHAADYLFGGVEPRGGERPFIGQAPCYNVYRCADDRHLSLGIIEAHFWHRFCDLIARPDFKPMQWPTGEDALLQKAVLTSVFGAEPRDTWVERLAGSDIPASPVNAMAEAFDDPQLRHRGMLQHLDHPVEGRIPQLGFPIKFSASPGSMRLPPPRLGEHNESVLAGLGYTADEIAHLRERAVI; the protein is encoded by the coding sequence ATGACCTCCGCGCTGGAAGGACTGAAGATTCTGGACCTGACCCGCCTGCTGCCCGGTGCGTTCTGCACGCAGCTGCTTGCCGACTACGGCGCCGACGTGCTCAAGATCGAGCAACCCGGGCAAGGCGACTATAACCGCCAGTTCGCCCCGATCCACAAGCAGGAATCCGGGTCGTTCCTGCTGCTCAACCGCAACAAGCGCAGCCTGACGCTTGATTTGAAGGCGCCCGAGGGCAAGGAGGTGTTCCTGCGGCTCGCGCGCGAGGCCGACGTCGTGGTGGAAGGCTTCCGCCCCGGCGTGATGGAGCGCCTGGGGCTGCATTACGATGTGCTGGCCGCAGACAATCCGCGCCTGGTGTATTGCGCGATCTCCGGCTACGGCCAGGACGGTCCGCGCGCGCAGGCGGCCGGGCACGACCTCAACTACATGGCGCTCACCGGTGCGCTGCAGCTGTTCGGCACGCCCGAAACGGGGCCGATGGTGCCGGGGCTGTCGATCGCCGACGTCGGCGGCGGCTCGCTGATGGCGGCGGTCGGCATCCTGACCGCGCTGGCGGCGCGCGGTGCCAGCGGCCGCGGCCAGTTCGTCGATATCGCCATGACCGACGGCCTGGTGAGTTGGCTGTGCTATCACGCGGCGGACTACCTGTTCGGAGGCGTGGAGCCACGCGGGGGCGAGCGGCCGTTCATCGGCCAGGCGCCCTGCTACAACGTCTACCGCTGCGCCGATGACCGTCACCTGTCGCTCGGGATTATCGAGGCGCACTTCTGGCACCGCTTCTGCGACCTCATCGCCCGCCCGGACTTCAAGCCGATGCAATGGCCGACTGGCGAGGACGCCCTGCTGCAGAAGGCTGTCCTGACCTCGGTATTTGGTGCCGAGCCACGCGATACGTGGGTGGAGCGTCTGGCGGGGTCGGATATTCCGGCCAGCCCCGTCAACGCCATGGCCGAGGCCTTCGACGACCCGCAGCTGCGTCATCGGGGCATGCTGCAGCATCTGGACCACCCGGTCGAAGGACGCATCCCGCAGCTCGGCTTCCCGATCAAGTTCTCCGCGTCGCCTGGCAGCATGCGGCTGCCGCCGCCGCGGCTGGGCGAGCACAATGAATCCGTGCTTGCCGGACTCGGCTATACCGCCGACGAGATCGCGCACCTGCGCGAACGTGCCGTGATCTAG
- a CDS encoding iron-containing alcohol dehydrogenase produces the protein MMPVGTYRYLPLERVHFGRPAAQVLAEEASQRGATRVFVVSSRTLNRTTSAVSGAIAGVRDKLVGLFDACVEHVPRDAVMALASAMREVRPDLVVTIGGGTAIDTVKVALACLAQDVRTAAAMDAIRVRVDAAGRPQVPQIPAPPCRQIAVPTTLSAAEFSDLAGCTDPVSGSKHHVTANGIGPASVILDPAITVHTPSQLWLSTGIRAIDHAVESVCSVDAQAMTDATCLHGLALLAAALRRHREDPADHAARLDCQLGVWLCASGVNRVRYGASHGIGHVLGGALGVPHGITSCVLLPAVMRYNLGVTAPAQRAVARALGHEGADAAGLVSALIHDLGLPTRLRELDIGPAQFETLARLALENQWVRANPRRIDRAQQVVDILQSAW, from the coding sequence ATGATGCCAGTCGGAACCTATCGCTACCTGCCGCTTGAACGCGTGCATTTTGGCCGTCCCGCCGCGCAAGTGCTGGCTGAGGAAGCCAGCCAGCGCGGCGCCACGCGCGTGTTCGTGGTCAGCAGCCGCACCCTGAACCGCACCACCAGCGCAGTGAGCGGCGCCATCGCTGGCGTCCGCGACAAGCTGGTCGGCCTGTTCGATGCCTGCGTCGAGCACGTGCCGCGCGACGCCGTGATGGCCTTGGCCAGCGCGATGCGCGAGGTGCGCCCCGACCTGGTCGTCACCATCGGCGGCGGTACCGCCATCGATACCGTCAAAGTCGCGCTGGCTTGCCTGGCGCAGGACGTGCGCACGGCCGCCGCCATGGATGCCATTCGCGTGCGGGTCGATGCCGCCGGGCGGCCGCAGGTGCCACAGATCCCTGCGCCGCCGTGCCGGCAGATCGCGGTGCCAACCACGCTGTCGGCGGCGGAGTTCAGCGACCTGGCCGGCTGCACCGACCCCGTCAGCGGCAGCAAGCATCATGTCACCGCGAATGGCATCGGGCCAGCCAGCGTGATCCTGGATCCGGCAATCACGGTGCATACGCCATCGCAGCTCTGGCTGTCCACCGGCATCCGTGCGATCGACCATGCGGTGGAATCGGTCTGCTCGGTCGATGCGCAAGCCATGACGGACGCCACCTGCCTGCACGGACTGGCACTACTGGCTGCCGCCTTGCGCCGGCACCGGGAAGATCCGGCGGACCATGCGGCACGCCTGGACTGCCAGCTTGGCGTCTGGCTCTGCGCCAGCGGCGTCAACCGCGTGCGCTACGGCGCCAGCCATGGCATCGGGCACGTGCTGGGTGGCGCCCTCGGCGTTCCGCACGGCATCACCTCGTGCGTGCTGCTGCCGGCGGTGATGCGCTACAACCTCGGGGTGACGGCACCCGCGCAACGCGCGGTGGCGCGCGCGCTGGGACATGAGGGAGCCGACGCGGCTGGCCTGGTGTCCGCGCTGATCCATGACCTGGGCTTGCCGACGCGGCTGCGGGAGCTCGACATCGGGCCAGCGCAGTTCGAAACCCTGGCACGGCTGGCGCTGGAGAACCAATGGGTTCGCGCCAACCCGCGCCGCATCGACCGCGCGCAGCAGGTGGTCGATATTTTGCAGTCGGCGTGGTGA
- a CDS encoding phosphotransferase family protein: protein MATILPAAPRPHPQADAELPGFRPRGQTVPLDWARLRRYLAGLGHELDLSEMPRQFAGGLANLNYLIRLDGQPCVLRRPPPGPLPPGANDMAREHRVLSSRLWLRFPQAPRSLLYCVDPDVLGAHFLVMEYRPGLTIGADLPPWLDSRVAGPRLARTLVDLLVQLHGTDAAEVGLDHLGKPEGFLSRAIDGWTRRAEALDGAAPGIAVRELSQWLRTHCPPDARATLLHCDFKLDNIVLDPATLRPRAVLDWDMATRGHPLFDLATLLSYWTEPGDPDAVRELRQMPTTAPGFPSRAQVAEAYRRGTGCDLSDLPFHRVLAMFKLGVVFLQLHARFLAGATTEPRYARFGHIGRSILDFTHDIARGRAS, encoded by the coding sequence GTGGCGACGATCCTCCCCGCCGCGCCGCGTCCACACCCGCAAGCGGATGCGGAACTGCCCGGCTTCCGTCCGCGCGGCCAGACCGTGCCGCTCGACTGGGCCCGGCTGCGCCGGTATCTCGCGGGGCTCGGCCATGAGCTGGACCTGTCGGAGATGCCAAGGCAGTTTGCCGGCGGCCTGGCGAACCTCAACTACCTGATCCGCCTGGACGGGCAGCCGTGCGTGCTGCGGCGCCCGCCGCCCGGCCCGCTGCCACCCGGCGCCAACGACATGGCGCGCGAGCATCGCGTGCTCAGCAGCCGGCTGTGGCTGCGCTTCCCACAGGCGCCGCGCAGCCTGTTGTACTGCGTCGATCCCGATGTCCTGGGCGCCCACTTCCTGGTGATGGAGTACCGGCCGGGCCTGACCATCGGCGCCGACCTGCCGCCGTGGCTGGACAGCCGCGTCGCCGGGCCGCGGCTTGCCCGCACGCTGGTCGACCTGCTGGTGCAGCTGCACGGCACCGACGCCGCCGAGGTCGGCCTGGATCACCTTGGCAAACCCGAGGGCTTCCTTTCCCGCGCGATCGATGGCTGGACGCGCCGCGCCGAAGCCCTCGACGGCGCGGCGCCTGGCATCGCCGTGCGCGAGCTGTCGCAGTGGCTGCGCACGCATTGCCCGCCGGACGCCAGGGCGACGCTGCTGCACTGCGACTTCAAGCTCGACAACATCGTGCTCGATCCCGCGACCCTGCGCCCGCGCGCCGTGCTGGACTGGGACATGGCCACGCGTGGCCACCCGCTGTTCGACCTGGCCACGCTGCTCAGCTACTGGACCGAGCCGGGCGACCCCGACGCCGTGCGCGAACTTCGGCAGATGCCGACCACCGCGCCGGGCTTCCCGTCGCGCGCGCAGGTCGCCGAAGCCTATCGCCGCGGCACCGGCTGCGACCTGTCGGACCTGCCGTTCCATCGCGTGCTGGCGATGTTCAAACTGGGCGTGGTCTTCCTGCAGTTGCATGCGCGCTTTCTCGCAGGCGCCACCACCGAGCCCCGTTATGCCCGCTTCGGTCACATCGGCCGTTCGATCCTGGATTTCACGCACGACATCGCGCGCGGACGCGCGAGCTAA
- a CDS encoding LysR family transcriptional regulator, with protein MANFRRKLPSANALFVFEAAGRCGSLTKAAAELYVSQPAVSRMLARMEERMGVRLFNRVRGGVELTDDGRLLHQAITAGFNTIEASISEIEARATGMETITLSVSTAFTTHWMMPRMEKLRRDFPNVDLRFQLISGKVGGSMHDVDLGIRFFTGNERPDAGALLMPEIILPVCTPGYRDKPVHGSDIIINLTDSFRDWPNLFPGLRQRELDLYSLNFSDYSIVIQTAMLGQGIAPGWLNVVSHWLRLGTLVPAIRQTHVTERRCYLVQQPTGTPRPTVAKLRDWILEETFRDLEEIDRMYPEMELLNLASGRG; from the coding sequence ATGGCCAATTTCCGTCGCAAGCTGCCTAGCGCCAATGCACTATTCGTCTTCGAGGCCGCCGGGCGCTGCGGGAGCCTCACCAAGGCGGCTGCGGAGCTGTATGTCAGCCAGCCCGCGGTGAGCCGCATGCTGGCCCGCATGGAAGAGCGCATGGGCGTGCGCTTGTTCAACCGGGTGCGCGGCGGCGTCGAGCTGACCGATGACGGCCGCCTGCTGCATCAAGCCATTACCGCCGGGTTCAATACCATCGAGGCGTCAATCAGCGAGATCGAGGCGCGGGCGACCGGCATGGAGACAATCACCCTGTCGGTGTCGACCGCGTTCACGACGCACTGGATGATGCCGCGCATGGAGAAGCTGCGGCGGGACTTTCCCAATGTCGACCTGCGCTTCCAGCTGATTTCCGGCAAGGTGGGCGGTTCGATGCACGATGTGGACCTGGGTATCCGCTTTTTTACCGGCAACGAGAGGCCCGACGCGGGTGCGCTGCTGATGCCGGAGATCATCCTGCCGGTCTGCACGCCGGGCTACCGCGACAAGCCGGTGCACGGCAGCGACATCATCATCAACCTGACCGACAGCTTCCGAGACTGGCCGAATCTGTTTCCAGGCCTGCGCCAGCGGGAGCTCGATCTGTACAGCCTGAACTTCTCGGACTATTCGATCGTCATCCAGACTGCGATGCTGGGCCAGGGCATCGCACCGGGCTGGCTCAATGTCGTCTCGCACTGGCTGCGGCTGGGCACACTAGTGCCTGCAATCAGGCAAACGCATGTCACAGAGCGGCGCTGCTATCTGGTCCAGCAGCCCACTGGCACGCCGCGGCCGACAGTGGCGAAGCTGCGTGACTGGATTCTCGAGGAAACCTTCAGGGATCTGGAGGAGATCGACCGGATGTATCCGGAAATGGAGCTGCTAAATCTGGCCTCGGGACGAGGGTAG
- a CDS encoding acyl-CoA synthetase produces the protein MPDPMTAYADIYERFRWSLPASFNFGRDVVDAHARLQPDKLALLWCDHTGAERRYTFGDMRTLTNRCANLLAGAGVRRGDRVIVMLPRIAHWQIAMVACLKLGAVPIPCIEMLTAKDVGYRIGHAGATAVIAHRDSVGKFDGIHGIGTRIAVGGAPDWLDFDAALAACSDEFACADLAPDEPAILYYTSGSTGNPKGVLHATRALYSWRVSACHWQGLRADDLMWCTADTGWSKAGTSILFGPWSAGTAVLFYNGPFDPAERLALIARHGVTVFCGAATEFRHLVNARFADYDLRRLRLAVSAGEAVNPEVVRRWREATGVELREGYGQTETLMTVVNPPGVPTRAGSMGLPLPGSVLAILDEQGRPLPPGASGQLALRLPHPQVMLGYWNDAALTATTQAQHKGTEYFLTGDLAHADTDGYLYYDGRSDDIISSAGYRIGPMEVENALIEHPAVLECAVVGSPDAERGEIVKAFVTLRPGFTPDDALARALQDHVKQVTAPYKYPRAIAFVDALPKTASGKLMRRLLRERE, from the coding sequence ATGCCCGACCCGATGACGGCCTACGCCGACATATACGAGCGCTTCCGCTGGTCCCTGCCAGCAAGCTTCAATTTCGGCCGCGACGTGGTGGACGCGCACGCACGGCTGCAGCCCGACAAACTCGCCTTGCTGTGGTGCGACCACACCGGCGCCGAGCGCCGCTACACCTTTGGCGACATGCGCACGCTGACGAACCGCTGCGCCAACCTGCTGGCAGGCGCGGGCGTGCGCCGCGGCGACCGCGTGATCGTCATGCTGCCGCGCATTGCGCACTGGCAGATCGCGATGGTTGCTTGCCTCAAGCTGGGCGCGGTGCCGATCCCCTGCATCGAGATGCTGACGGCCAAGGACGTCGGCTACCGCATCGGCCATGCCGGCGCGACCGCCGTGATCGCGCATCGCGACAGCGTCGGCAAGTTCGATGGCATCCATGGCATCGGCACCCGCATCGCCGTGGGTGGCGCGCCCGACTGGCTCGACTTCGACGCGGCGCTGGCCGCCTGCAGCGACGAGTTCGCCTGCGCCGACCTGGCGCCGGACGAGCCGGCGATCCTCTACTACACCTCCGGCTCCACCGGCAACCCCAAAGGCGTGCTGCACGCCACGCGCGCTCTCTACAGCTGGCGCGTATCCGCCTGCCACTGGCAGGGCCTGCGCGCCGACGACCTAATGTGGTGCACTGCCGATACTGGCTGGAGCAAGGCCGGCACCAGCATCTTGTTCGGGCCGTGGTCCGCGGGTACCGCCGTGCTGTTCTACAACGGCCCGTTCGATCCGGCCGAGCGGCTGGCGCTGATCGCGCGCCACGGCGTCACCGTGTTCTGCGGCGCCGCGACGGAATTCCGCCACCTCGTCAACGCGCGCTTCGCCGATTACGACCTGAGACGGTTGCGCCTGGCCGTGTCCGCGGGCGAGGCGGTCAACCCGGAAGTGGTGCGCCGCTGGCGCGAGGCCACCGGCGTGGAACTGCGCGAAGGCTACGGCCAGACCGAAACGTTGATGACAGTGGTGAATCCACCCGGGGTACCCACGCGTGCCGGCTCGATGGGACTGCCGCTGCCGGGCTCGGTGCTGGCGATCCTGGATGAGCAGGGGCGTCCGCTGCCACCCGGCGCCAGTGGCCAGCTCGCGCTGCGACTGCCGCATCCGCAAGTGATGCTTGGCTACTGGAACGATGCTGCGCTGACCGCCACGACCCAAGCACAGCACAAAGGCACCGAATATTTCCTCACCGGCGACCTCGCGCATGCCGATACCGACGGCTACCTGTACTACGACGGCCGCAGCGACGACATCATCAGCTCGGCCGGCTACCGCATCGGCCCGATGGAGGTGGAGAACGCGCTGATCGAGCATCCGGCGGTGCTGGAGTGCGCGGTGGTCGGCAGCCCGGACGCGGAGCGCGGCGAGATCGTCAAGGCCTTCGTCACACTGCGGCCGGGCTTCACGCCGGACGATGCGCTGGCGCGCGCGCTGCAGGACCATGTCAAGCAGGTCACGGCACCCTACAAATATCCCCGCGCGATCGCCTTTGTCGACGCCCTGCCCAAGACCGCCAGCGGCAAGCTGATGCGGCGCCTGCTGCGTGAGCGCGAGTAG
- a CDS encoding ABC transporter substrate-binding protein, producing the protein MQRKPLTTAVAWALALALPPALAQKSATPPATPPLISENEVRIGVLTDLSGIYSDLSGSGSVLAAKMAVEDFKASAKPSFAIRLVSADHQNKPDIASTKARAWFDEDKVDMIVDLPASSASLAAVKLAREKQRLVIVSSGASTRITNEDCTPTALHWTYDTYALATGTARAVLKRGGDSWYFITADYAGGRALEKDASEVVIAGGGKVVGRSTHPFPGSDFSSYLLAAQASKAKVIALANAGNDTTNTIKQAADFGITRKQTMAATLMFITDVHSLGLDKAQGMFLTEGFYWDLDEQTRAWSKRFHAVQKRMPTMAQAGVYSAVLHYLKSVQAAGSDDSMTVVKKMRELPVADMFARNGKLREDGRMVHDMYLLQVKTPAESKYPWDYYHVRQVIPGDQAFLPLARSTCAGARKE; encoded by the coding sequence ATGCAACGCAAACCACTCACCACAGCGGTGGCGTGGGCGCTGGCGCTCGCTCTGCCGCCCGCGCTGGCGCAAAAGTCCGCCACGCCACCCGCCACCCCACCTCTCATTTCCGAGAACGAGGTGCGCATCGGCGTCCTCACCGACTTGTCGGGGATCTACTCCGACCTGTCCGGTTCAGGCTCCGTGCTGGCCGCGAAAATGGCGGTGGAAGACTTCAAGGCCAGCGCCAAGCCATCATTCGCGATCCGCCTGGTTTCGGCCGACCACCAGAACAAGCCTGACATCGCGTCGACCAAGGCGCGCGCGTGGTTCGACGAAGACAAGGTCGACATGATCGTCGACTTGCCCGCGTCCTCGGCATCGCTTGCCGCGGTCAAGCTGGCCAGGGAAAAGCAGCGGCTAGTGATCGTGTCCAGCGGCGCCTCGACCCGCATCACCAACGAGGACTGCACGCCCACGGCACTGCACTGGACCTATGACACCTACGCGCTCGCGACCGGCACCGCCCGGGCCGTGCTCAAGCGCGGCGGCGACAGCTGGTACTTCATCACCGCCGACTACGCCGGCGGCCGCGCGCTGGAGAAGGACGCATCCGAGGTGGTTATCGCCGGCGGCGGCAAGGTCGTCGGGCGCTCGACGCACCCGTTCCCGGGCTCGGACTTTTCGTCCTACCTGCTGGCCGCGCAGGCCTCCAAGGCCAAGGTGATCGCGCTGGCCAATGCCGGCAATGACACCACCAACACCATCAAGCAGGCGGCAGACTTCGGCATCACGCGCAAGCAGACCATGGCGGCGACGCTGATGTTCATTACCGACGTACACAGCCTTGGCCTCGACAAAGCGCAGGGCATGTTCCTGACGGAAGGCTTCTACTGGGATCTGGACGAGCAGACGCGCGCCTGGTCCAAGCGCTTCCATGCGGTGCAGAAGCGCATGCCGACGATGGCGCAGGCCGGCGTCTACTCCGCGGTGCTGCACTACCTGAAGTCGGTGCAGGCCGCCGGCAGCGACGATTCGATGACCGTGGTGAAAAAGATGCGCGAGCTTCCCGTCGCCGACATGTTCGCGCGCAACGGCAAGCTGCGCGAAGACGGACGCATGGTGCACGACATGTACCTGCTGCAGGTGAAGACGCCCGCCGAGTCGAAGTATCCGTGGGACTACTACCACGTGCGGCAGGTAATCCCCGGCGACCAGGCGTTCCTGCCGCTCGCCAGGTCGACCTGCGCCGGCGCGCGCAAGGAGTAA